A window of the Brassica napus cultivar Da-Ae chromosome A2, Da-Ae, whole genome shotgun sequence genome harbors these coding sequences:
- the LOC106387637 gene encoding formin-like protein 13 isoform X3, which produces MALFRKLFYRKPPDGLLEICDRVFVFDCCFSDDSWEEDNYKTYMSGVVNQLQEHFPEASSLVFNFREVGTRSVMADVLSEHGLTIMDYPRHYEGCSLLPVEVMHHFLRSSESWLSLGPNNLLLMHCERGAWPVLAFMLAALLIYRKQYSGEYKTLDMICKQAPRELMHLFSPLNPIPSQLRYLQYVSRRNVVSEWPPLDRALTMDCVILRCVPDVSGQGGCRPIFRVYGQDPFFVDDKKPKLLYSTPKKGKHLRIYKQAECELVKIDINCHVQGDIVIECLSLNDDMEREVMMFRAVFNTAFIRSNILMLNRDEVDTLWDIKEQFPKGFRVELLFSDMDAASSVDSMSFSCLEEKDGLPIEVFSKVHDFFNQVDWDDQTDATRNILQHLAIANAAQDRPDGNSSPRPQGLSPKSIHDIVKQAAIENNAKLKLSSMSEVETVDTPEKRASGPVKKLIAEDMHSVLQISSQANTTSHESPSLKLVHHSATVKPFVDGSDFSENPEEKILRAPGENRSILSPPHPERTSLAPTGALPQPPPFPIVASQPSEKCQHSIVQPAETLSQRNAWVSLAGSTFHQTTPNAEHPMTLPSTSLPLSPASDVNTQESSKITKSSSVMPSPTLSATPAKESQTETSGSFCPPASPPVGAPNDVAPVSKSDKTPVISRPPPPPPPPMQHSDQNTVARVSSPIPPPALATAASPRPRPPPPPAPPTPPPLPTSSAPPPPPPPTPPRLPTSSAPPPPPPPNAPPPPPIGQMKAPSAPPPPPPLGQMRPPSAPPPPPPPKLGTKSSPSTGSRVPPTPALPAGPLSSGKRRMLPVNSKNNTAKKLKPYHWLKLTRAVNGSLWAETQMSSEASKAPEIDITELESLFSASAPEEAGKSKLNSCRGPKPEKVQLIEHRRAYNCEIMLSKVKVPLQDLMYSVLNLEESALDADQVENLIKFCPTREEMELLKGYNGDKDKLGKCELFFLEMMKVPRVETKLRVFSFKIQFRSQISELRNSLNVVNSAAEQVKNSEKFKRIMQTVLSLGNALNQGTARGAAVGFKLDSLPKLSETRARNNRMTLMHYLCKILAEKMPEVLDFAKDFSSLEPATKIQLKFLAEEMQAINKGLEKIVQELSLSESDGPISHNFNKILKEFLHYAEAEVRSLASLYSGVGRNVDGLIFYFGEDPTKCPFEQGVSTLLNFVRLFNRAHEENVKQVEAEAKKKAEEEKLKIGRLDKESSKPLSLEKEKAKISGLDKESSNPLSLEEQEQVKKERRKISGLDQESRKPLSLDEHNKKEKAKISGLDQESRKPLSLDEQVKQEKAKINGLDQETKEPLNERTAA; this is translated from the exons ATGGCCTTGTTCCGCAAATTGTTCTACCGCAAACCTCCAGACGGTTTGCTCGAGATATGCGACAGAGTTTTCG tgTTCGACTGCTGCTTCTCCGACGACTCTTGGGAAGAAGACAACTACAAAACTTACATGTCCGGAGTAGTCAATCAGCTACAGGAGCATTTCCCCGAGGCATCCTCTCTTGTGTTTAACTTCCGTGAAGTGGGTACTCGGAGTGTGATGGCTGACGTCTTATCAGAACACGGCTTGACCATTATGGACTATCCTCGCCACTACGAAGGCTGCTCGTTGCTGCCTGTGGAAGTCATGCACCATTTTCTTAGGTCCAGTGAAAGCTGGCTCTCGCTTGGTCCAAATAACTTGTTGTTAATGCATTGCGAGCGAGGGGCTTGGCCGGTTCTAGCTTTCATGCTAGCTGCACTTCTTATTTACCGGAAGCAGTACAGTGGTGAGTACAAGACCTTGGACATGATCTGCAAGCAGGCTCCGCGCGAGCTTATGCATTTGTTCTCGCCGTTGAACCCGATTCCTTCTCAGCTTCGGTATTTACAGTATGTGTCGAGAAGGAATGTGGTCTCTGAATGGCCTCCATTGGATAGGGCTCTTACCATGGATTGTGTTATTTTGAGATGTGTTCCTGATGTTAGTGGGCAAGGAGGGTGTCGCCCAATCTTTAGAGTATATGGTCAGGATCCTTTTTTTGTTGATGATAAAAAGCCCAAGCTTCTGTACTCAACTCCAAAGAAAGGGAAACACCTTAGGATCTACAAGCAG GCAGAATGTGAACTAGTCAAGATTGACATCAACTGTCATGTGCAAGGTGATATAGTGATTGAATGCCTCAGTTTGAACGATGACATGGAGAGAGAGGTAATGATGTTTCGAGCGGTTTTCAACACAGCTTTTATCagatcaaatattttgatgctcAACCGTGATGAGGTTGACACATTATGGGATATAAAAGAACAGTTTCCAAAGGGGTTCAGAGTTGAG CTTCTCTTCTCGGATATGGATGCTGCCTCGTCTGTTGATTCGATGAGCTTTTCATGTTTGGAAGAGAAAGATGGTCTTCCAATAGAAGTTTTTTCCAAAGTTCATGATTTCTTCAATCAAGTTGACTGGGATGATCAGACGGATGCCACTCGTAATATACTTCAGCATTTAGCTATTGCAAATGCTGCCCAGGATAGACCAGATGGGAATTCAAGTCCAAGACCACAAGGGCTTAGCCCCAAAAGTATCCATGATATAGTGAAACAGGCAGCAATTGAGAATAATGCAAAACTAAAATTGTCTTCAATGTCCGAGGTTGAAACGGTCGACACGCCTGAAAAGCGAGCTTCCGGTCCAGTCAAGAAGCTTATAGCAGAAGATATGCATTCTGTCCTTCAGATAAGTAGCCAGGCAAACACCACCAGTCATGAGTCCCCTTCTCTCAAGCTTGTGCATCATTCTGCAACAGTTAAACCTTTTGTGGACGGTTCTGACTTTTCTGAAAATCCTGAGGAGAAAATCCTGAGGGCTCCTGGGGAAAACAGGAGCATACTGTCACCACCTCACCCTGAAAGAACGTCGTTGGCTCCAACAGGAGCACTTCCCCAACCTCCTCCATTTCCAATTGTTGCTTCTCAACCTTCAGAGAAATGTCAGCATTCTATTGTCCAACCGGCAGAGACACTTTCACAGAGAAATGCATGGGTGTCATTAGCTGGCTCTACATTTCATCAAACAACTCCAAACGCAGAGCATCCTATGACACTGCCTTCAACATCTCTTCCCCTTTCTCCTGCGTCCGATGTTAATACTCAGGAGTCTTCTAAAATAACGAAATCATCTTCAGTTATGCCATCTCCTACATTATCAGCTACTCCAGCCAAAGAATCCCAAACTGAGACATCAGGTTCTTTCTGTCCTCCTGCTTCACCTCCGGTAGGAGCTCCCAATGATGTGGCTCCAGTGTCTAAATCAGACAAAACACCTGTGATATCTCGACCACCACCTCCTCCCCCTCCTCCGATGCAGCATTCAGACCAGAACACAGTCGCTAGAGTTTCCTCTCCTATACCACCCCCAGCGCTAGCTACAGCTGCCTCCCCTCGCCCTCGCCCTCCCCCTCCCCCAGCTCCTCCAACACCTCCACCGCTTCCTACCTCTTCTGCTCCTCCTCCCCCACCTCCTCCAACACCTCCACGGCTTCCTACCTCTTCTGCCCCTCCTCCCCCTCCCCCTCCAAACgcaccacctccaccaccaaTAGGTCAGATGAAGGCACCGTCAgcaccacctccaccaccaccgttGGGTCAGATGAGGCCACCATCagcaccacctcctcctcctcctccaaagTTAGGAACAAAGTCATCCCCATCTACTGGTTCTAGAGTGCCTCCAACACCTGCCTTACCAGCTGGACCTCTTTCATCAGGAAAACGGAGAATGTTACCCGTAAATTCAAAGAATAACACGGCCAAAAAGCTGAAGCCATACCACTGGTTGAAACTGACGAGAGCTGTCAATGGGAGCTTATGGGCTGAAACGCAAATGTCTAGCGAAGCTTCTAA GGCTCCTGAGATTGATATAACAGAGCTTGAAAGTCTTTTCTCCGCATCAGCTCCAGAAGAGGCAGGAAAGTCAAAACTAAATAGCTGTCGTGGACCTAAACCTGAGAAAGTCCAACTG ATTGAACACAGGCGAGCATACAACTGTGAGATTATGCTTTCAAAAGTGAAAGTACCTCTACAGGATTTGATG TACTCAGTGCTTAACCTGGAGGAATCTGCTCTTGATGCTGACCAGGTTGAGAACCTAATTAAGTTTTGTCCAACAAGAGAAGAAATGGAATTACTAAAG GGTTACAATGGTGACAAGGACAAGCTTGGAAAGTGCGAACTG TTCTTCTTAGAGATGATGAAAGTCCCACGAGTGGAAACAAAGCTAAGGGTGTTCTCTTTCAAAATTCAGTTTCGTTCTCAG ATTTCTGAACTCAGGAATAGTCTAAATGTTGTCAACTCCGCAGCAGAGCAG GTTAAGAAttcagaaaaattcaaaagaataaTGCAGACAGTTTTGTCCCTCGGAAACGCACTAAACCAAGGGACTGCTAGGG GTGCTGCGGTTGGGTTTAAACTGGATAGTCTGCCAAAACTCAGTGAAACACGGGCGCGTAATAACCGTATGACTCTGATGCATTATCTATGCAAG ATTCTTGCTGAGAAAATGCCAGAAGTCTTAGATTTCGCAAAAGATTTTTCCTCACTGGAGCCTGCAACAAAG ATTCAACTGAAGTTTTTGGCTGAGGAGATGCAAGCTATAAACAAGGGACTAGAGAAAATCGTACAGGAACTCTCCTTGTCCGAAAGTGATGGCCCAATTTCACACAACTTTAACAAG ATATTGAAGGAGTTCCTTCATTATGCGGAAGCAGAAGTAAGGTCCTTGGCTTCACTCTATTCGGGAGTG GGAAGAAACGTTGATGGCTTAATTTTCTACTTTGGTGAAGACCCTACTAAGTGCCCTTTTGAACAAG GGGTGTCGACTCTTCTAAACTTTGTAAGACTGTTCAATCGTGCTCATGAAGAAAACGTAAAACAAGTTGAAGCTGAAGCTAAGAAGAAGGCTGAGGAGGAGAAATTAAAAATAGGTCGGTTAGATAAAGAAAGCAGCAAGCCCTTATCCTTGGAGAAGGAGAAAGCAAAAATAAGTGGACTAGATAAAGAAAGCAGCAACCCCTTGTCGTTGGAGGAACAA GAACAAGTTAAGaaggagagaagaaagataAGTGGATTAGACCAAGAAAGCAGAAAGCCCTTGTCCTTGGATGAACACAATAAGAAGGAGAAAGCAAAGATAAGTGGATTAGATCAAGAAAGCAGGAAGCCCTTGTCCTTGGATGAACAAGTTAAACAGGAGAAAGCAAAAATAAATGGATTAGATCAAGAAACGAAGGAGCCACTGAATGAAAGAACAGCTGCATGA
- the LOC106387637 gene encoding formin-like protein 13 isoform X2 has protein sequence MALFRKLFYRKPPDGLLEICDRVFVFDCCFSDDSWEEDNYKTYMSGVVNQLQEHFPEASSLVFNFREVGTRSVMADVLSEHGLTIMDYPRHYEGCSLLPVEVMHHFLRSSESWLSLGPNNLLLMHCERGAWPVLAFMLAALLIYRKQYSGEYKTLDMICKQAPRELMHLFSPLNPIPSQLRYLQYVSRRNVVSEWPPLDRALTMDCVILRCVPDVSGQGGCRPIFRVYGQDPFFVDDKKPKLLYSTPKKGKHLRIYKQAECELVKIDINCHVQGDIVIECLSLNDDMEREVMMFRAVFNTAFIRSNILMLNRDEVDTLWDIKEQFPKGFRVELLFSDMDAASSVDSMSFSCLEEKDGLPIEVFSKVHDFFNQVDWDDQTDATRNILQHLAIANAAQDRPDGNSSPRPQGLSPKSIHDIVKQAAIENNAKLKLSSMSEVETVDTPEKRASGPVKKLIAEDMHSVLQISSQANTTSHESPSLKLVHHSATVKPFVDGSDFSENPEEKILRAPGENRSILSPPHPERTSLAPTGALPQPPPFPIVASQPSEKCQHSIVQPAETLSQRNAWVSLAGSTFHQTTPNAEHPMTLPSTSLPLSPASDVNTQESSKITKSSSVMPSPTLSATPAKESQTETSGSFCPPASPPVGAPNDVAPVSKSDKTPVISRPPPPPPPPMQHSDQNTVARVSSPIPPPALATAASPRPRPPPPPAPPTPPPLPTSSAPPPPPPPTPPRLPTSSAPPPPPPPNAPPPPPIGQMKAPSAPPPPPPLGQMRPPSAPPPPPPPKLGTKSSPSTGSRVPPTPALPAGPLSSGKRRMLPVNSKNNTAKKLKPYHWLKLTRAVNGSLWAETQMSSEASKAPEIDITELESLFSASAPEEAGKSKLNSCRGPKPEKVQLIEHRRAYNCEIMLSKVKVPLQDLMYSVLNLEESALDADQVENLIKFCPTREEMELLKGYNGDKDKLGKCELFFLEMMKVPRVETKLRVFSFKIQFRSQVKNSEKFKRIMQTVLSLGNALNQGTARGAAVGFKLDSLPKLSETRARNNRMTLMHYLCKILAEKMPEVLDFAKDFSSLEPATKIQLKFLAEEMQAINKGLEKIVQELSLSESDGPISHNFNKILKEFLHYAEAEVRSLASLYSGVGRNVDGLIFYFGEDPTKCPFEQGVSTLLNFVRLFNRAHEENVKQVEAEAKKKAEEEKLKIGRLDKESSKPLSLEKEKAKISGLDKESSNPLSLEEQVKKERRKIIGGTS, from the exons ATGGCCTTGTTCCGCAAATTGTTCTACCGCAAACCTCCAGACGGTTTGCTCGAGATATGCGACAGAGTTTTCG tgTTCGACTGCTGCTTCTCCGACGACTCTTGGGAAGAAGACAACTACAAAACTTACATGTCCGGAGTAGTCAATCAGCTACAGGAGCATTTCCCCGAGGCATCCTCTCTTGTGTTTAACTTCCGTGAAGTGGGTACTCGGAGTGTGATGGCTGACGTCTTATCAGAACACGGCTTGACCATTATGGACTATCCTCGCCACTACGAAGGCTGCTCGTTGCTGCCTGTGGAAGTCATGCACCATTTTCTTAGGTCCAGTGAAAGCTGGCTCTCGCTTGGTCCAAATAACTTGTTGTTAATGCATTGCGAGCGAGGGGCTTGGCCGGTTCTAGCTTTCATGCTAGCTGCACTTCTTATTTACCGGAAGCAGTACAGTGGTGAGTACAAGACCTTGGACATGATCTGCAAGCAGGCTCCGCGCGAGCTTATGCATTTGTTCTCGCCGTTGAACCCGATTCCTTCTCAGCTTCGGTATTTACAGTATGTGTCGAGAAGGAATGTGGTCTCTGAATGGCCTCCATTGGATAGGGCTCTTACCATGGATTGTGTTATTTTGAGATGTGTTCCTGATGTTAGTGGGCAAGGAGGGTGTCGCCCAATCTTTAGAGTATATGGTCAGGATCCTTTTTTTGTTGATGATAAAAAGCCCAAGCTTCTGTACTCAACTCCAAAGAAAGGGAAACACCTTAGGATCTACAAGCAG GCAGAATGTGAACTAGTCAAGATTGACATCAACTGTCATGTGCAAGGTGATATAGTGATTGAATGCCTCAGTTTGAACGATGACATGGAGAGAGAGGTAATGATGTTTCGAGCGGTTTTCAACACAGCTTTTATCagatcaaatattttgatgctcAACCGTGATGAGGTTGACACATTATGGGATATAAAAGAACAGTTTCCAAAGGGGTTCAGAGTTGAG CTTCTCTTCTCGGATATGGATGCTGCCTCGTCTGTTGATTCGATGAGCTTTTCATGTTTGGAAGAGAAAGATGGTCTTCCAATAGAAGTTTTTTCCAAAGTTCATGATTTCTTCAATCAAGTTGACTGGGATGATCAGACGGATGCCACTCGTAATATACTTCAGCATTTAGCTATTGCAAATGCTGCCCAGGATAGACCAGATGGGAATTCAAGTCCAAGACCACAAGGGCTTAGCCCCAAAAGTATCCATGATATAGTGAAACAGGCAGCAATTGAGAATAATGCAAAACTAAAATTGTCTTCAATGTCCGAGGTTGAAACGGTCGACACGCCTGAAAAGCGAGCTTCCGGTCCAGTCAAGAAGCTTATAGCAGAAGATATGCATTCTGTCCTTCAGATAAGTAGCCAGGCAAACACCACCAGTCATGAGTCCCCTTCTCTCAAGCTTGTGCATCATTCTGCAACAGTTAAACCTTTTGTGGACGGTTCTGACTTTTCTGAAAATCCTGAGGAGAAAATCCTGAGGGCTCCTGGGGAAAACAGGAGCATACTGTCACCACCTCACCCTGAAAGAACGTCGTTGGCTCCAACAGGAGCACTTCCCCAACCTCCTCCATTTCCAATTGTTGCTTCTCAACCTTCAGAGAAATGTCAGCATTCTATTGTCCAACCGGCAGAGACACTTTCACAGAGAAATGCATGGGTGTCATTAGCTGGCTCTACATTTCATCAAACAACTCCAAACGCAGAGCATCCTATGACACTGCCTTCAACATCTCTTCCCCTTTCTCCTGCGTCCGATGTTAATACTCAGGAGTCTTCTAAAATAACGAAATCATCTTCAGTTATGCCATCTCCTACATTATCAGCTACTCCAGCCAAAGAATCCCAAACTGAGACATCAGGTTCTTTCTGTCCTCCTGCTTCACCTCCGGTAGGAGCTCCCAATGATGTGGCTCCAGTGTCTAAATCAGACAAAACACCTGTGATATCTCGACCACCACCTCCTCCCCCTCCTCCGATGCAGCATTCAGACCAGAACACAGTCGCTAGAGTTTCCTCTCCTATACCACCCCCAGCGCTAGCTACAGCTGCCTCCCCTCGCCCTCGCCCTCCCCCTCCCCCAGCTCCTCCAACACCTCCACCGCTTCCTACCTCTTCTGCTCCTCCTCCCCCACCTCCTCCAACACCTCCACGGCTTCCTACCTCTTCTGCCCCTCCTCCCCCTCCCCCTCCAAACgcaccacctccaccaccaaTAGGTCAGATGAAGGCACCGTCAgcaccacctccaccaccaccgttGGGTCAGATGAGGCCACCATCagcaccacctcctcctcctcctccaaagTTAGGAACAAAGTCATCCCCATCTACTGGTTCTAGAGTGCCTCCAACACCTGCCTTACCAGCTGGACCTCTTTCATCAGGAAAACGGAGAATGTTACCCGTAAATTCAAAGAATAACACGGCCAAAAAGCTGAAGCCATACCACTGGTTGAAACTGACGAGAGCTGTCAATGGGAGCTTATGGGCTGAAACGCAAATGTCTAGCGAAGCTTCTAA GGCTCCTGAGATTGATATAACAGAGCTTGAAAGTCTTTTCTCCGCATCAGCTCCAGAAGAGGCAGGAAAGTCAAAACTAAATAGCTGTCGTGGACCTAAACCTGAGAAAGTCCAACTG ATTGAACACAGGCGAGCATACAACTGTGAGATTATGCTTTCAAAAGTGAAAGTACCTCTACAGGATTTGATG TACTCAGTGCTTAACCTGGAGGAATCTGCTCTTGATGCTGACCAGGTTGAGAACCTAATTAAGTTTTGTCCAACAAGAGAAGAAATGGAATTACTAAAG GGTTACAATGGTGACAAGGACAAGCTTGGAAAGTGCGAACTG TTCTTCTTAGAGATGATGAAAGTCCCACGAGTGGAAACAAAGCTAAGGGTGTTCTCTTTCAAAATTCAGTTTCGTTCTCAG GTTAAGAAttcagaaaaattcaaaagaataaTGCAGACAGTTTTGTCCCTCGGAAACGCACTAAACCAAGGGACTGCTAGGG GTGCTGCGGTTGGGTTTAAACTGGATAGTCTGCCAAAACTCAGTGAAACACGGGCGCGTAATAACCGTATGACTCTGATGCATTATCTATGCAAG ATTCTTGCTGAGAAAATGCCAGAAGTCTTAGATTTCGCAAAAGATTTTTCCTCACTGGAGCCTGCAACAAAG ATTCAACTGAAGTTTTTGGCTGAGGAGATGCAAGCTATAAACAAGGGACTAGAGAAAATCGTACAGGAACTCTCCTTGTCCGAAAGTGATGGCCCAATTTCACACAACTTTAACAAG ATATTGAAGGAGTTCCTTCATTATGCGGAAGCAGAAGTAAGGTCCTTGGCTTCACTCTATTCGGGAGTG GGAAGAAACGTTGATGGCTTAATTTTCTACTTTGGTGAAGACCCTACTAAGTGCCCTTTTGAACAAG GGGTGTCGACTCTTCTAAACTTTGTAAGACTGTTCAATCGTGCTCATGAAGAAAACGTAAAACAAGTTGAAGCTGAAGCTAAGAAGAAGGCTGAGGAGGAGAAATTAAAAATAGGTCGGTTAGATAAAGAAAGCAGCAAGCCCTTATCCTTGGAGAAGGAGAAAGCAAAAATAAGTGGACTAGATAAAGAAAGCAGCAACCCCTTGTCGTTGGAGGAACAAGTTAAGaaggagagaagaaagataATTGGAGGAACAAGTTAA